A window of the Brumimicrobium sp. genome harbors these coding sequences:
- a CDS encoding Abi family protein yields the protein MGRIATTVEEQIEILKSRGMELDLNEDKIKEHLLDIGYYRLGFYWFRFINSRANTFKPNTRFSTIIQLYYLDKDLKSIIMRALNRIEINIRTQLIYQISNYYKDSPTWFVDRNVMKESFIQDFPNFYNTQFKKSNKPIKEHHKKHINDIYAPAWKTLEFMTFGSLLAIFRNLKNEALKESIAGHYGLKKSKIYDNYFGVTVFIRNICAHGGVLYDAKTPKSINSGPLNLNDRHSLYAAIRVILFLLEVVSENRKNEIENEIINLFNAHKDNLHIKSIIEEQICYHFK from the coding sequence ATGGGAAGAATAGCCACAACAGTAGAAGAGCAAATTGAGATACTAAAATCTCGAGGGATGGAATTAGATCTTAATGAAGATAAAATTAAAGAACACCTTTTAGATATTGGCTATTATCGACTTGGATTTTATTGGTTTCGCTTTATTAATTCTAGAGCAAATACTTTCAAGCCAAATACGCGTTTTTCAACAATAATTCAATTATATTATTTGGATAAAGATTTGAAATCGATTATAATGCGAGCATTAAACCGGATAGAGATCAATATCAGAACACAGCTTATCTATCAAATTTCTAATTACTATAAAGATAGTCCAACTTGGTTTGTAGATAGAAATGTTATGAAAGAATCATTTATCCAAGATTTTCCAAATTTTTATAATACTCAATTCAAAAAATCTAATAAACCCATCAAAGAACACCATAAAAAACATATTAATGATATTTATGCTCCTGCATGGAAAACATTAGAATTTATGACTTTTGGCAGTCTATTAGCGATATTCAGAAACTTAAAGAATGAAGCACTCAAAGAAAGTATTGCTGGTCATTATGGGTTAAAAAAGTCAAAAATATATGACAACTATTTTGGGGTCACAGTTTTTATTCGGAATATTTGTGCACACGGAGGCGTTCTATATGATGCAAAGACACCTAAATCTATAAATTCTGGGCCTTTAAATTTAAATGATAGACATTCATTATATGCAGCTATAAGAGTAATTCTTTTTTTACTTGAAGTTGTATCTGAGAATAGGAAAAATGAAATTGAAAATGAAATAATTAATTTGTTCAATGCTCACAAAGATAATCTTCATATTAAATCAATTATAGAAGAACAAATTTGTTATCATTTTAAATAA
- the creD gene encoding cell envelope integrity protein CreD, producing MNLKYNIYFKIGAIVIITLLLLIPTSMIKILIHEREATQNEAISEVSSKWAERQTISGPFISIPYYRYVKETSPKDSTEKIVRVKDYIHILPSQLEISGDINPEKRHRGIYDIVVYNSKLDITGTFNPFDFDALDIQTSNILFDKAEFVIGINDLRGIEEQVTLEWNNEKISFNPGVSSYDVVDTGINAILDINPNDSSNYNFSLSLDLKGSQLLYFTPVGKVTDINLTSKWSNPSFNGAFLPDSREVTDKGFTANWNVLHLNRNFPQIWTGNQHYIDDSSFGIDLLLPIDNYQKSYRSIRYAILFIVFTFLVFFFIEVLNKVFIHPIQYILVGVALIVFYTLLLSISEHLNYNLAFIISALATLTLIAGYVRAILKSTNLALLISGILTILYTFIFVIIQLQDYALLIGSIGIFIILALVMYFSRKIDWYGLNLGKGEGYPSS from the coding sequence ATGAATTTGAAATACAACATCTACTTCAAAATAGGAGCAATTGTAATTATTACATTATTACTTCTCATTCCGACCTCCATGATTAAAATTTTAATCCATGAACGAGAAGCAACACAAAACGAAGCAATCAGTGAAGTAAGTTCTAAATGGGCAGAACGGCAGACAATTTCTGGACCTTTTATTTCTATTCCATATTATCGTTATGTCAAAGAAACTTCACCCAAAGACTCCACAGAAAAAATTGTGAGAGTCAAAGACTACATACATATCTTGCCGTCACAACTCGAAATTTCTGGAGATATAAATCCTGAAAAACGACACCGAGGAATTTATGATATTGTTGTTTACAATTCAAAACTGGACATTACTGGAACATTCAATCCGTTTGACTTTGACGCACTCGATATTCAAACTTCAAACATCCTTTTTGACAAAGCAGAATTTGTAATCGGTATTAACGACCTTAGAGGAATTGAAGAGCAAGTTACCTTGGAGTGGAATAATGAAAAGATTTCTTTTAATCCAGGTGTTTCTTCATACGATGTTGTAGATACCGGTATTAATGCAATACTCGATATCAATCCAAACGACAGTTCAAACTATAATTTCAGTTTAAGTCTAGACCTTAAAGGAAGCCAACTTTTATATTTTACGCCGGTTGGAAAGGTAACAGACATAAACTTAACCTCTAAATGGTCAAACCCAAGCTTCAACGGTGCATTTTTGCCTGATAGTAGAGAAGTGACAGACAAAGGTTTTACAGCCAATTGGAACGTGCTACATCTTAACAGAAACTTTCCGCAAATTTGGACGGGCAACCAACACTACATAGACGATTCTTCATTTGGTATTGACTTACTTCTTCCCATCGACAACTATCAAAAATCGTATCGTTCTATCCGCTACGCTATTTTATTTATCGTATTTACGTTTTTAGTTTTCTTCTTTATTGAAGTTCTAAACAAAGTTTTCATCCACCCTATTCAGTATATTTTGGTCGGTGTTGCTTTAATCGTCTTTTACACGCTTTTACTTTCAATATCTGAGCACTTGAATTACAACCTTGCATTTATTATTTCCGCATTAGCAACACTCACGCTCATTGCTGGTTATGTGCGAGCAATCTTAAAATCAACAAATTTGGCCTTATTAATTTCGGGTATCTTGACCATTCTTTATACGTTCATATTTGTAATCATTCAACTTCAAGACTACGCATTGCTAATCGGAAGTATCGGAATATTTATCATACTTGCTCTTGTTATGTATTTTTCACGCAAGATTGATTGGTATGGTTTGAATTTAGGTAAAGGAGAGGGATACCCCTCTTCATAA
- a CDS encoding BREX-1 system adenine-specific DNA-methyltransferase PglX encodes MSIFQKSVENKYLNELDSAFIDEKFADFQAYFGNPQIQENIRNSKEEQFQEGFLRELFVKVLGYTLNPEPDFNLTTELKNIANSKKVDGAILKNENAIAVIELKGTDTTDLDKVEAQAFGYKNHHPECVYVITSNFEKLRFYIQNAVNHIDFDLFNLTKTDFSLLWLCVAKTNLLSDLPLKMKEASVLQEENITKKLYADYSRFREEIYANLVKNNPDTDKLILFKKTQKLLDRFLFIFFAEDRLLLPPNSISEIVKQWETLRELDNYVPLYERFKKYFGYMNTGHKGKQHEIFAYNGGLFAPDEILDNIQIDDDLLHDHTLQLSSYDFETDVDVNILGHIFEHSLNEIEHVQAEIRGEVVDAQKTKRKKDGIFYTPKYITKYIVENTVGKLCEEKKTELGIDDEEYAKGRKSRKKETIKELDQKLTDYRNWLLDLTIIDPACGSGSFLNQILEFLIEEHQKIDELRAQLLGGGFIFSDISTDILERNIYGVDLNEESVEIAKLSLWLRTAQKGRKLNSLNNNIKCGNSLIDDPEIAGEKAFNWQKEFPEVFAKGGFDVVVGNPPYVQIQTMESSAGFDNGKFEAFEKTGDLYCLFYELGNIILKENGLLGFITSNKWMRANYGKSLRNYFISKTQPIEIMDLGSGIFESATVDSNILIFQKTLDNGKEFIGLDISKENNFIDFSVFEKDRVFIQPNLDDVWSIMSAKEKKLKDKFDKQGVPLKETNVKVFYGIKTGLNDAFIITEDIKDELISKDVRNKELIFPVLRGRDVSRYNIDYQKLYLLNIHNGYNDNSKIEIDDYPTLKEYLSGFEPQLSKRYDKGDTAYNLRNCAYVDSFKEKKIVWQEMSSTTPFVIDNFGYFTNDTITFITGDSLEYLLSILNSKLSFYIYSKYYSGGGLGTSGIRFKKNFLSNLPIKQIPPTAQQPFIAKADLMLSLNKELQEITSKFHRTLEREFSLEKLSNRLQSWYELSYADFLKELKKQKVELSLGQKSEWEEYFQAEQGKALALQTQISATDKEIDNMVYELYGLTEEEIKIVEGEK; translated from the coding sequence ATGAGTATCTTTCAAAAATCTGTTGAAAATAAATATCTGAATGAATTAGACAGTGCGTTTATCGATGAGAAATTTGCAGATTTTCAAGCTTATTTCGGCAATCCTCAGATTCAAGAAAATATTCGAAACTCGAAAGAGGAACAATTTCAGGAAGGATTTTTAAGAGAACTCTTTGTTAAGGTTTTGGGATATACGCTAAATCCTGAACCCGATTTTAACTTGACCACAGAACTTAAAAACATCGCCAATAGCAAGAAGGTGGACGGTGCTATTCTGAAAAATGAAAATGCCATTGCCGTAATTGAATTAAAAGGAACGGACACTACCGACTTGGATAAAGTGGAAGCACAAGCCTTTGGATATAAAAATCATCATCCTGAATGTGTGTATGTGATTACCTCTAACTTTGAGAAACTACGTTTTTATATCCAAAATGCAGTCAATCACATAGATTTCGACTTATTCAATTTAACAAAAACCGATTTTTCTTTGTTATGGCTCTGTGTTGCAAAAACGAATCTTTTGAGTGATTTACCGCTCAAAATGAAAGAAGCGTCTGTATTGCAAGAGGAAAACATTACCAAAAAACTATATGCCGATTACTCCAGATTTAGAGAAGAAATATATGCCAACTTGGTAAAAAATAATCCTGATACGGATAAATTAATTCTCTTTAAGAAAACACAAAAACTACTAGACCGTTTCCTCTTTATATTCTTTGCTGAAGACCGTTTATTACTGCCGCCTAATTCCATTAGTGAGATTGTAAAACAGTGGGAAACCTTGCGAGAATTAGACAATTACGTGCCATTGTATGAACGTTTCAAAAAATATTTTGGTTATATGAATACGGGGCACAAAGGTAAACAACACGAGATTTTTGCCTACAACGGTGGTTTATTTGCGCCTGATGAAATCTTGGATAACATCCAAATTGACGATGACTTATTGCATGATCACACGCTTCAATTAAGCAGTTACGATTTTGAAACCGATGTGGACGTGAATATTTTGGGACATATTTTCGAACATTCGTTGAATGAAATTGAACATGTGCAAGCCGAAATACGCGGTGAAGTGGTGGATGCTCAAAAAACCAAACGGAAAAAAGATGGAATCTTCTACACGCCTAAATACATTACGAAGTATATCGTAGAAAATACCGTTGGAAAATTATGCGAAGAGAAGAAAACCGAACTAGGCATTGACGATGAAGAATATGCCAAAGGACGTAAAAGCCGAAAGAAAGAAACCATCAAAGAACTCGACCAAAAATTGACTGATTACCGTAATTGGCTGTTGGATTTAACGATTATTGACCCTGCTTGTGGCTCTGGTTCCTTTTTGAACCAAATTTTGGAATTTTTGATTGAAGAACACCAAAAAATAGATGAACTCCGTGCACAATTACTAGGTGGTGGCTTTATCTTTTCGGATATTTCTACCGATATATTAGAACGCAACATTTACGGCGTGGATTTAAACGAAGAATCCGTGGAAATTGCCAAACTTTCTTTATGGTTGCGCACGGCACAGAAAGGCAGAAAACTCAATAGCCTGAACAATAATATCAAATGCGGAAACTCGTTGATAGACGACCCCGAAATTGCAGGGGAAAAAGCATTTAATTGGCAAAAGGAATTTCCAGAAGTGTTCGCCAAAGGTGGATTTGATGTGGTGGTGGGAAATCCGCCGTATGTACAAATTCAAACGATGGAATCATCCGCAGGATTTGACAATGGCAAATTTGAAGCCTTTGAAAAAACAGGAGATTTATATTGTTTATTCTACGAATTAGGAAATATTATTTTAAAAGAAAATGGCTTATTAGGCTTTATCACTTCTAATAAATGGATGAGAGCCAACTATGGAAAATCATTGAGAAATTATTTTATTTCTAAAACTCAACCTATTGAAATAATGGATTTAGGTTCAGGAATATTTGAAAGTGCAACCGTTGATTCTAATATCTTAATTTTTCAAAAGACTTTAGATAATGGTAAGGAATTTATTGGATTAGACATCTCAAAAGAGAATAATTTTATTGATTTTTCTGTTTTTGAAAAAGATAGAGTTTTTATTCAACCCAATTTGGATGATGTTTGGTCAATAATGTCTGCAAAGGAAAAGAAATTAAAAGATAAATTTGATAAGCAAGGTGTACCTTTAAAGGAAACTAACGTCAAAGTCTTTTACGGTATAAAAACGGGGTTAAACGATGCTTTTATAATTACGGAAGATATAAAAGATGAATTAATTTCTAAAGATGTAAGAAATAAAGAATTAATATTTCCTGTTTTAAGAGGTAGAGATGTAAGTAGGTATAATATAGATTATCAAAAATTGTATTTACTAAATATTCACAACGGTTATAATGATAATTCAAAAATTGAAATAGACGATTATCCTACATTAAAGGAATATTTATCAGGATTTGAACCGCAATTATCTAAGAGATATGACAAGGGTGATACAGCTTATAATTTACGTAATTGTGCGTATGTAGATTCTTTTAAAGAAAAAAAAATAGTTTGGCAAGAAATGTCATCAACAACACCTTTTGTAATAGATAATTTTGGGTATTTCACTAATGATACGATCACTTTTATAACAGGAGATTCTTTAGAATATTTATTGTCTATTCTTAATTCTAAACTCTCTTTTTACATATATTCAAAATATTACTCAGGAGGCGGTTTAGGTACATCAGGAATTAGATTCAAAAAGAATTTTCTATCTAATTTACCTATCAAACAAATCCCTCCCACCGCCCAACAACCTTTCATTGCCAAAGCCGACCTGATGCTTTCTCTCAACAAAGAACTCCAAGAAATCACTTCTAAATTTCACCGCACTTTAGAACGAGAATTTTCCTTGGAGAAATTGAGTAATAGACTCCAATCTTGGTATGAATTATCTTATGCAGATTTCTTAAAAGAGTTAAAAAAGCAGAAGGTAGAATTGAGTTTAGGTCAAAAATCCGAATGGGAAGAATATTTCCAAGCAGAACAAGGAAAAGCCTTGGCACTTCAAACGCAAATTAGTGCTACGGATAAGGAAATAGATAACATGGTGTATGAACTGTATGGGTTAACGGAGGAAGAGATTAAAATTGTGGAGGGAGAAAAATAA
- a CDS encoding DUF4065 domain-containing protein gives MQIDMNIKLSQKQIGQRLTELRKMKGLSQEDLAKSVKISRPSLAQIELGNRSVDILELQKLSLVLEFSLDDFMSKDFSVRQDVDIKEEKKAKKGEERISVPTLQVNKFQNVLLYILERCAGKPNVGETVLYKLLYFSDFNYYELYEEHLTGAKYRKLPYGPVPQKLDTIINQMIEKGQLQRVKTEYHGYPQTRYLPLVKADLTELKASEKEIIDRVIEQMSDWSAAMLSNYSHGDKPWKASKEGEEINYELAFYRRPPYSIRVYEDDEQY, from the coding sequence ATGCAAATTGATATGAACATAAAATTGTCACAAAAGCAAATAGGTCAGCGGTTAACCGAACTTCGTAAAATGAAAGGGTTGTCACAGGAAGATTTGGCTAAAAGTGTCAAAATATCCCGACCATCTTTGGCTCAAATTGAGTTAGGAAATAGAAGTGTTGATATACTTGAATTGCAAAAACTGTCATTGGTTTTGGAGTTTTCATTGGACGATTTTATGTCTAAGGATTTTTCTGTAAGACAAGATGTTGATATAAAAGAAGAAAAAAAGGCAAAGAAAGGAGAAGAACGTATTTCAGTACCAACCTTGCAGGTCAATAAATTTCAAAATGTCTTGTTGTATATACTTGAACGCTGTGCAGGTAAGCCAAATGTTGGCGAAACAGTTCTTTACAAGTTGCTCTATTTTTCGGACTTCAATTATTATGAATTGTATGAAGAGCATTTAACCGGAGCTAAATATCGCAAATTACCTTACGGACCAGTACCACAAAAATTAGATACTATCATTAATCAAATGATTGAAAAAGGTCAGTTGCAAAGGGTGAAAACAGAATATCACGGCTATCCTCAAACGCGCTATTTACCTTTAGTAAAAGCCGATTTAACTGAATTAAAAGCAAGTGAAAAAGAAATCATAGATAGGGTTATAGAACAAATGAGTGATTGGAGTGCTGCAATGCTCAGCAACTATTCACACGGTGATAAACCTTGGAAAGCATCAAAAGAGGGCGAAGAAATCAATTATGAGTTAGCTTTTTATAGAAGACCGCCTTATTCAATTAGAGTTTATGAAGATGATGAACAATATTGA
- a CDS encoding VOC family protein has translation MRQKLNLITLGTDDFQKSLDFYENGLGWKKSEKSMDGLALFDLGGVILALHSRHELAVDTTLTYQPTTFSGLTISHNTKSEKEVDEVLEKVAKLGATIVKPAQKVYWGGYSGYFKDLDGHLFEVAYNPFWELDENNNVKL, from the coding sequence ATGAGACAAAAGCTGAACTTAATAACACTTGGAACTGACGACTTTCAAAAATCCTTAGACTTTTACGAAAACGGACTTGGTTGGAAAAAATCTGAAAAAAGTATGGACGGCTTAGCTTTATTTGACTTGGGTGGAGTTATTTTAGCGTTGCACTCAAGACACGAACTTGCAGTCGACACAACATTGACATATCAACCGACAACATTTTCTGGACTTACCATTTCGCACAACACAAAATCTGAAAAAGAAGTGGACGAAGTTTTAGAAAAAGTTGCAAAACTTGGTGCGACAATCGTAAAACCTGCACAGAAAGTTTATTGGGGCGGTTACAGCGGTTATTTCAAAGACTTGGACGGACATTTGTTTGAAGTTGCTTACAATCCATTTTGGGAACTTGATGAAAATAACAACGTAAAACTGTAA
- the hutI gene encoding imidazolonepropionase — translation MSKILIKNIKGLFQAGENISSYKKGKEMEEGNILEDAYLAIEDGEIIAYDTMDNWEGILDWRDLKVIDADGKYVLPTFCDSHTHAVFAATREGEFEDRIKGLTYEEIALKGGGILNSAKHLQEMDEDTLYEEALERIHALIPYGTGAIEIKSGYGLSVEGELKILRVIKRLKENSPLTIKATFLGAHAFPKKYKENQEGYIDLIINEMLPKIAEEKLADYIDCFCERNYFSVEQMTRIMEAGKKYGLIPKVHVNQFSILGGVKAAVDFGALSVDHLEELDENDIKSLQGSQTMPTFLPGCSFFLSIPFGKAREVMAADLPVALASDYNPGSSPSGNMQLLTSLACTKMQMTPIEALNATTLNTAYAMGIEKTHGSISIGKKANILVTKRISSLARIPYSFGENTIETVILNGEVVYSTEE, via the coding sequence ATGAGTAAAATCTTAATTAAAAACATAAAAGGTTTATTCCAAGCTGGAGAAAACATTTCATCCTATAAAAAAGGGAAAGAAATGGAGGAAGGAAACATCTTGGAGGATGCATATCTTGCCATAGAAGACGGTGAAATTATCGCTTACGATACAATGGATAATTGGGAAGGAATTCTTGATTGGAGAGATTTAAAGGTGATTGATGCCGATGGAAAATATGTACTTCCTACCTTTTGTGATTCTCATACACATGCTGTTTTTGCTGCTACCCGTGAAGGTGAATTTGAAGATAGAATCAAAGGGTTAACATACGAGGAAATTGCACTTAAAGGTGGGGGAATCTTAAATTCTGCCAAACACCTGCAAGAAATGGATGAAGACACTCTCTACGAAGAGGCCCTGGAACGAATTCATGCACTCATTCCTTATGGTACGGGAGCCATTGAGATTAAATCTGGTTATGGTTTATCTGTAGAAGGAGAATTAAAGATTTTACGTGTCATTAAACGTCTCAAAGAAAATTCACCACTAACTATTAAAGCAACTTTCTTGGGCGCTCATGCTTTCCCAAAAAAATATAAGGAAAATCAAGAAGGATATATCGATTTAATTATTAATGAAATGCTTCCCAAAATTGCAGAAGAAAAATTAGCAGATTACATCGACTGTTTTTGTGAACGCAATTACTTCTCAGTTGAGCAAATGACACGTATTATGGAAGCCGGAAAGAAATATGGGTTAATTCCAAAAGTACATGTGAACCAGTTCTCTATTTTAGGTGGTGTCAAAGCAGCTGTGGACTTTGGAGCGCTTTCCGTTGACCATTTAGAAGAGTTAGATGAAAACGATATCAAATCCTTACAAGGAAGTCAAACCATGCCAACCTTTTTACCTGGTTGTTCTTTCTTCCTTTCTATTCCCTTCGGAAAAGCACGAGAAGTGATGGCTGCTGATTTGCCTGTTGCACTTGCTTCAGACTATAATCCAGGTTCTTCACCTAGTGGAAATATGCAGTTGTTAACTTCGCTGGCTTGTACCAAAATGCAAATGACACCTATTGAAGCTTTAAATGCTACAACATTGAACACAGCGTATGCCATGGGAATTGAAAAAACACATGGATCTATCAGTATTGGTAAGAAAGCAAATATCCTAGTTACAAAAAGAATCTCATCTTTGGCTAGAATCCCTTATTCATTTGGTGAGAATACAATAGAAACAGTGATTCTGAATGGAGAAGTAGTTTATTCCACAGAGGAATAA
- a CDS encoding MBOAT family protein — protein MYRKQTEPAKDWMQFFAFVSFFPQLVAGPIERAKNLLPQFESLKTPDYKNFRSAMLLIAWGFFKKMMIADRLAIFVEKVYDSPASANGFPMILGVIFFAFQLYLDFSAYSNIARGTATLFGFKLMRNFDNPYLSTSFGNFWKRWHISLSSWFMDYVYIPLGGNRRGQSRTMVNILIVFAVSGLWHGASWNFVIWGILNALFMIALDPLLNFNRKNSPKTEKEKFLPHIIKSFFIFAAWAVSLIFFRAKGFDAAIESFKSLSFANISEIANYGLNKAELKLSFILLGILLLKEMFWEWKGETIETYFYKIPGLFRWVIYIVLVLSIVYYGQYGTGNEHSFIYFQF, from the coding sequence ATGTATCGCAAGCAGACGGAACCTGCAAAAGATTGGATGCAGTTTTTTGCTTTTGTGAGTTTTTTCCCTCAACTTGTCGCTGGACCCATTGAAAGGGCAAAAAATCTATTGCCACAGTTTGAATCCTTAAAAACCCCTGATTACAAAAATTTTCGTTCCGCCATGTTACTCATAGCGTGGGGTTTTTTCAAAAAGATGATGATAGCCGATCGGCTTGCCATTTTTGTAGAGAAAGTTTATGACAGTCCTGCTTCCGCAAATGGTTTCCCAATGATTTTAGGAGTGATTTTTTTCGCTTTTCAGTTATATCTTGACTTTTCCGCATATTCTAATATTGCCAGAGGAACTGCTACATTATTTGGATTCAAATTGATGCGAAATTTCGACAATCCCTATCTATCTACTTCGTTTGGAAACTTTTGGAAACGTTGGCACATCTCGCTTTCATCGTGGTTTATGGATTATGTTTATATTCCACTCGGTGGTAATCGCAGAGGTCAATCACGTACAATGGTGAATATACTGATTGTGTTTGCTGTTAGTGGATTGTGGCACGGTGCTTCTTGGAATTTTGTGATTTGGGGAATTTTAAATGCTTTGTTTATGATTGCTTTAGATCCTTTATTAAATTTCAATAGAAAGAATAGTCCAAAAACTGAAAAAGAAAAGTTTCTACCTCACATCATTAAATCATTCTTCATTTTTGCAGCGTGGGCAGTTTCACTCATATTTTTTCGAGCGAAAGGTTTTGACGCTGCTATAGAGAGCTTTAAAAGTTTGAGTTTTGCAAATATTTCTGAAATAGCGAATTATGGACTAAATAAGGCAGAATTGAAATTGTCCTTTATCCTACTGGGCATTTTATTGTTGAAAGAGATGTTTTGGGAGTGGAAAGGAGAAACAATAGAAACTTATTTCTATAAAATACCGGGATTATTCCGTTGGGTTATCTATATAGTTTTAGTCTTAAGTATTGTTTATTATGGGCAATACGGAACGGGTAACGAGCATTCATTTATTTACTTTCAATTTTAA
- a CDS encoding helix-hairpin-helix domain-containing protein — protein sequence MTEAQTIKALTVIPGVGKSIATDLYNIGIRHIDDLKGKDPEVLYENSNLFAGCVQDRCLLYVFRCAVYFAETPINKQDSEKLRWWNWKDKRVVTNIN from the coding sequence ATGACAGAAGCGCAGACAATAAAAGCATTGACAGTAATTCCGGGAGTTGGTAAATCCATTGCGACAGATTTATACAACATCGGCATTAGACACATTGATGACCTGAAAGGCAAAGACCCCGAAGTGCTTTATGAAAACTCAAACCTTTTTGCTGGTTGTGTTCAAGACAGGTGTTTACTTTATGTTTTTAGGTGTGCAGTATATTTTGCAGAAACACCAATAAATAAACAAGACAGCGAAAAATTAAGATGGTGGAATTGGAAAGACAAAAGGGTAGTCACTAACATCAATTAG